Proteins found in one Halobaculum sp. MBLA0147 genomic segment:
- a CDS encoding DUF4157 domain-containing protein, translating into MGREYASRENRNSERSDDEGQRTEFDDSWEWWSGEGDSVQRQSAGPGTNPSWEEAEAYYQREIEDTDEYKTLQRMEKRYGRLFDQWVEEGVPTDAMGDRESIQAYRRHKGTPIPWYIDDFNDNSLWRNTTDIFEDDREGRDGQTDVPDSVRDVMTSPGRSLDTSIQRAVEERMDESFGDVRIHTDAKAAAAADEIDARAFTVGNHVAFGAGEYDPASAEGQHVLVHELAHVRQQTDGVVSMLPRSAAVPTEDDGEPRQSPTVPGYVTREWTSGSTDVDGVHLQRFPAWDDRMTDPAVADDPLATFAEERNVPESLVARIETLVDDDRYEEFLTDIYRIAESQKDVGDSKGDVGEVLSAHPDSGILSDLVPELRERDELVAVPKNDNTVKGFQINAPGNPEFDKVVLNIESMDVVAVIEEKIGGSDDSTSETAIEQAQTNADKIVNGQLLDGDVSEKVDRSNRLTVSIDELNSGDFGDVEVGTVVPADRAAADHTQDINDDRVATYPWSTQQLKLMYKIVREAAPWG; encoded by the coding sequence ATGGGACGAGAGTACGCGTCACGAGAGAACCGGAACTCGGAGCGGTCAGACGACGAGGGACAGCGAACAGAGTTCGACGACTCGTGGGAGTGGTGGAGCGGCGAGGGCGACTCGGTCCAGCGTCAGTCCGCCGGTCCCGGCACGAACCCCTCGTGGGAAGAGGCCGAGGCGTACTACCAGCGTGAGATCGAAGACACAGACGAGTACAAGACACTCCAGCGGATGGAGAAACGCTACGGACGGCTGTTCGACCAGTGGGTCGAAGAGGGTGTGCCCACGGACGCGATGGGCGACCGCGAGAGCATCCAAGCCTACCGGCGACACAAGGGAACGCCGATCCCGTGGTACATCGACGACTTCAACGACAACTCCCTGTGGCGCAACACGACCGACATCTTCGAGGACGACCGCGAGGGCCGCGACGGGCAAACCGACGTGCCCGACTCGGTTCGCGACGTGATGACCTCTCCCGGCCGATCGCTGGACACCTCGATCCAGCGTGCTGTGGAGGAGCGAATGGACGAGTCGTTCGGAGACGTGCGGATTCACACCGACGCGAAGGCCGCCGCGGCCGCCGACGAGATCGACGCCCGCGCGTTCACCGTGGGGAATCACGTCGCGTTCGGGGCCGGCGAGTACGACCCCGCATCTGCGGAGGGCCAACACGTCTTGGTCCACGAGTTGGCGCACGTTCGTCAGCAGACCGACGGGGTGGTGTCGATGTTGCCTCGCTCGGCAGCAGTTCCGACAGAAGACGATGGCGAACCGAGGCAGTCACCCACCGTGCCCGGGTACGTGACGCGCGAGTGGACGAGTGGATCGACGGACGTGGACGGCGTCCACCTCCAGCGGTTCCCCGCGTGGGACGATCGGATGACGGACCCCGCCGTTGCCGACGACCCGCTCGCCACGTTCGCCGAAGAACGCAACGTTCCCGAGTCGCTGGTCGCGCGAATCGAGACGCTCGTCGACGACGACCGCTACGAAGAGTTCCTCACGGACATCTACCGGATCGCAGAGTCACAGAAAGATGTCGGAGATTCAAAAGGAGACGTGGGGGAAGTTCTCTCCGCGCACCCCGACAGTGGTATCTTGAGTGATCTCGTCCCCGAGTTGCGCGAACGAGACGAGTTAGTCGCCGTCCCGAAGAACGACAATACAGTCAAAGGGTTCCAGATCAACGCCCCAGGGAATCCAGAATTCGACAAGGTAGTGCTCAACATAGAAAGTATGGATGTAGTAGCGGTTATTGAAGAGAAAATAGGAGGTAGTGACGACTCGACTTCAGAGACAGCGATCGAACAAGCGCAAACAAATGCAGACAAGATTGTAAATGGACAATTGCTCGACGGAGACGTGAGTGAGAAGGTCGACCGTTCAAATCGGCTCACTGTTAGCATCGACGAACTGAATTCTGGTGATTTCGGCGATGTAGAGGTGGGTACTGTTGTTCCGGCTGACAGGGCCGCCGCTGATCACACGCAAGATATTAACGATGATCGGGTCGCGACCTATCCCTGGTCCACGCAACAACTCAAGCTAATGTACAAAATAGTGCGAGAAGCCGCTCCGTGGGGGTGA
- a CDS encoding Zn-dependent hydrolase, protein MEISVDAERLRADIERTGAFGAVETTEGHGRTVLAGTEPNRRAREYLCEQFDAAGLTTTVDAVGNVAGTWTPASADPDAAPVAVGSHLDSVPEGGIFDGPLGVYAGLEAVRALQDAGVEPTRPITVVSFTEEEGQRFADGLLGSSVAVGHRSVAEALALEDDDGVTLETALSEIGFRGEGLLAPSEWDAWFELHVEQDTVLETAGVPVGVVTTITGITHCEATLRGEANHAGATGMDDRTDALAAAAEFVSAVERAATEVVATDSESAVGTVGSLDVAPNATNVVPGTVTAGVDVRDVERESMERIVARARETLARLERERGVETSFERPFDLDPTPMSDRLRRAAHDAGAQAGLETLDLHSGAAHDTMHVADATDAALLFAPSRDGISHNPLEWTDWDDCAAATRVLAGALADAAGASRDGSQGGT, encoded by the coding sequence ATGGAGATATCCGTCGACGCCGAGCGACTGCGGGCCGACATCGAACGGACGGGGGCGTTCGGAGCCGTCGAGACGACCGAGGGCCACGGCCGGACGGTCCTGGCCGGCACCGAGCCGAACCGACGGGCACGCGAGTACCTCTGCGAACAGTTCGACGCGGCGGGGTTGACGACGACCGTCGACGCAGTCGGCAACGTCGCCGGCACGTGGACGCCCGCGTCGGCCGACCCCGACGCCGCGCCCGTCGCCGTCGGGAGCCACCTCGACTCCGTCCCCGAGGGCGGGATCTTCGACGGCCCACTCGGGGTGTACGCGGGACTGGAGGCGGTCCGCGCGCTCCAAGACGCCGGTGTCGAGCCGACGCGACCGATCACCGTCGTCTCGTTCACGGAGGAGGAGGGCCAGCGGTTCGCGGACGGCCTCCTCGGCTCCTCCGTCGCGGTCGGCCACCGGAGCGTCGCGGAGGCACTCGCACTCGAGGACGACGACGGCGTCACACTGGAGACGGCGCTGTCGGAGATCGGCTTCCGGGGGGAGGGACTGCTCGCCCCGAGCGAGTGGGACGCGTGGTTCGAACTCCACGTCGAACAGGACACGGTGCTGGAGACGGCCGGCGTCCCGGTCGGCGTGGTGACGACGATCACGGGGATCACGCACTGTGAGGCGACGCTGCGTGGCGAGGCGAACCACGCCGGCGCGACGGGGATGGACGACCGCACGGACGCGCTGGCGGCGGCCGCCGAGTTCGTCTCGGCGGTCGAACGCGCCGCGACCGAGGTGGTCGCGACGGACAGCGAGTCGGCGGTCGGGACGGTCGGCTCGCTGGACGTGGCACCGAACGCCACCAACGTCGTCCCGGGGACGGTGACGGCCGGCGTCGACGTCCGGGACGTCGAGCGAGAGTCGATGGAGCGGATCGTCGCTCGCGCCCGCGAGACGCTGGCGCGACTCGAACGCGAGCGGGGCGTGGAGACGAGCTTCGAGCGGCCGTTCGACCTCGACCCGACCCCGATGAGTGACCGGCTCCGGCGTGCGGCCCACGACGCCGGGGCGCAGGCCGGACTGGAGACGCTGGACCTCCACTCCGGCGCGGCCCACGACACGATGCACGTCGCGGACGCCACCGACGCGGCGCTGTTGTTCGCCCCCTCGCGCGACGGGATCAGCCACAACCCGTTGGAGTGGACGGACTGGGACGACTGCGCGGCCGCCACGCGGGTGCTCGCGGGTGCGCTCGCAGACGCTGCGGGTGCGTCACGTGACGGGTCTCAGGGCGGCACGTAG
- the tatA gene encoding twin-arginine translocase TatA/TatE family subunit — MVDMALLFGAIPGGPEMIVILLVLVLLFGANKIPKLARSTGQAMGEFKKGREEIEEELEEMQGDTDDDTDTEFVDTEMGTEEN; from the coding sequence ATGGTCGACATGGCACTACTGTTCGGGGCGATCCCGGGCGGGCCGGAGATGATCGTGATCCTGCTCGTGCTCGTCCTGCTGTTCGGTGCGAACAAGATCCCCAAGCTGGCCCGGTCGACGGGGCAGGCGATGGGCGAGTTCAAGAAGGGGCGCGAGGAGATCGAGGAGGAGCTCGAGGAGATGCAGGGTGACACCGACGACGACACGGACACGGAGTTCGTCGACACCGAGATGGGCACCGAGGAGAACTGA
- a CDS encoding dihydroorotase — protein MLFTAATLADGRTRDVRVRDGEIVAVAPTLDPDPGEETVDASEYHLLPGAVDAHVHFRQPGYPHKEDWTTGSRAAAAGGVTTVVDQPNTDPATVDGAAFDTKAELAADSLVDYGLNGGVTADWDPEGLFERPLFALGEVFLADSTGDMGIDEELFQAALARASDADVPVTVHAEDATLFEPAALEGNDESGAGDGTSADTDGTSADTDGTTVDGNGRAGDATGRAAPADRWSRYRPAEAEVAAVETALAAAEREGASIHVAHTSTPEAVDRVAAAAAEADDDRRVTCEVTPHHLLLSRDDLDALGTFGRMNPPLRSERRRAALFERVRDGTVDLIATDHAPHTTAEKETALTDAPSGVPGVETLLPLLLGEVVADRLDVARVRDLVAATPAAVFGLPQKGRVAPGSDADLVLVDLDDPDEVRGERLHSKCEWTPFEGARAVFPELTLLRGQVVYDGRGDAEQFGEAIGRNVRE, from the coding sequence ATGCTGTTCACCGCCGCCACCCTCGCAGACGGCCGCACCCGAGACGTTCGTGTCCGCGACGGCGAGATCGTCGCCGTCGCGCCGACGCTCGACCCCGACCCCGGCGAGGAGACCGTCGACGCGAGCGAGTACCACCTCCTACCCGGCGCAGTCGACGCACACGTCCACTTCCGGCAGCCCGGCTACCCACACAAGGAGGACTGGACCACCGGCTCGCGAGCGGCCGCGGCCGGCGGCGTCACCACCGTCGTCGACCAGCCGAACACGGACCCGGCGACGGTCGACGGCGCCGCCTTCGACACGAAGGCCGAGCTGGCGGCCGACTCGCTGGTCGACTACGGGCTCAACGGCGGCGTCACGGCCGACTGGGACCCCGAGGGACTGTTCGAGCGCCCGCTGTTCGCGCTCGGAGAGGTGTTCCTCGCGGACTCGACCGGCGACATGGGGATCGACGAGGAACTGTTCCAAGCGGCGCTCGCCCGTGCCAGCGACGCCGACGTGCCAGTGACCGTCCACGCCGAAGACGCGACGCTGTTCGAACCCGCGGCACTGGAAGGGAACGACGAGTCCGGCGCCGGCGACGGAACGAGCGCCGACACCGACGGAACGAGCGCCGACACCGACGGAACGACCGTCGACGGGAACGGACGGGCCGGCGACGCCACGGGACGGGCGGCACCGGCGGACCGGTGGAGTCGCTACCGCCCCGCGGAGGCGGAGGTCGCCGCCGTCGAGACCGCGTTGGCGGCCGCCGAACGCGAGGGGGCGTCGATCCACGTCGCGCACACCTCGACGCCGGAGGCGGTCGACCGTGTCGCGGCGGCGGCCGCCGAGGCGGACGACGACCGCCGGGTCACCTGCGAGGTGACGCCACACCACCTCCTCCTGTCGCGCGACGATCTCGACGCGCTCGGGACGTTCGGGCGGATGAACCCGCCGCTCCGGAGCGAACGGCGCCGCGCTGCACTGTTCGAGCGGGTCCGGGACGGCACCGTCGACCTGATCGCCACCGACCACGCCCCACACACGACTGCAGAGAAGGAGACGGCACTGACCGACGCCCCCTCCGGCGTGCCGGGCGTCGAGACGCTGCTCCCGCTGTTGTTGGGCGAGGTCGTCGCGGACCGACTCGACGTGGCGCGTGTCCGGGACCTGGTCGCTGCGACACCGGCAGCGGTGTTCGGACTTCCCCAGAAGGGCCGCGTCGCGCCCGGCAGCGACGCCGATCTGGTGCTCGTCGACTTGGACGACCCGGACGAGGTGCGGGGGGAGCGACTCCACTCGAAGTGCGAGTGGACGCCGTTCGAGGGTGCGCGGGCGGTGTTCCCGGAGCTGACGCTCCTCCGTGGGCAGGTGGTCTACGACGGACGCGGCGACGCGGAGCAGTTCGGCGAGGCGATCGGCCGGAACGTCCGCGAGTGA